From the Daucus carota subsp. sativus chromosome 8, DH1 v3.0, whole genome shotgun sequence genome, one window contains:
- the LOC108197143 gene encoding scopoletin glucosyltransferase has protein sequence MVELRVFFFPMLAHGHMIPTLDMAKLFAFHGVHSTIITTPLNAPAFEKAVQECNHSGFRMSIAVVKFPRVSGLPEDCENADQLTSPAMSPLFLRATQMLEEQVEQVLEQHRPDCLVADMFFPWATYSAAKFGIPRLVFHGTSFFSLCASEQVRLHVAADKLENDSDEIIVPNLPDEVTLLVSQLPIYQRQKNESEFSKLMIRIKESEMKSYGVIVNSFYELEPDYADHYRNVLMRRAWHVGPVSLCNTSVEDKARRGKEAAIGGDECLKWLDTKKADSVLYVCFGSVSKFPSNQLHEIAVGLEACGQQFIWVVRKGKNDEEWMPEGFEERIKGKGLIIRGWAPQVLILDHKAIGGFVTHCGWNSTLEGITAGVPMVTWPSFAEQFYNEKLVVEILRIGVAVGAKEWVAGTGSGNIKREAFEKAARSVMVGKDAEERRDRAKALKEMARKAIGEGGSSCLDLDALIKELRMHHSSC, from the coding sequence ATGGTGGAGCTTCGAGTCTTCTTCTTCCCTATGCTGGCTCATGGCCACATGATACCCACCCTAGACATGGCCAAGTTATTTGCCTTCCACGGCGTGCACTCCACGATCATCACCACCCCTCTCAATGCTCCTGCTTTTGAAAAAGCTGTGCAAGAATGCAACCACTCGGGCTTTCGAATGAGTATTGCGGTTGTTAAATTCCCCAGAGTTTCGGGCTTGCCTGAAGATTGTGAGAATGCTGATCAGCTCACTTCCCCTGCGATGTCACCGTTGTTTCTACGTGCTACGCAGATGCTTGAGGAACAAGTTGAGCAGGTTCTTGAGCAGCACCGTCCTGATTGCCTTGTTGCTGATATGTTCTTCCCCTGGGCTACTTATTCGGCTGCCAAGTTTGGCATCCCGAGACTCGTGTTTCATGGaacatctttcttttctttgtgtGCTTCGGAGCAAGTGAGGCTTCACGTGGCTGCTGATAAGTTGGAAAATGATTCGGATGAGATTATTGTTCCTAATCTACCGGATGAAGTGACGTTGTTAGTGAGCCAACTTCCGATTTATCAAAGGCAAAAAAATGAATCTGAGTTCAGTAAGCTGATGATTAGGATCAaagagtctgaaatgaagagcTACGGAGTGATTGTGAATAGCTTTTATGAGCTGGAACCTGATTATGCTGATCATTACAGGAATGTTCTTATGAGACGAGCGTGGCATGTAGGGCCTGTTTCGTTGTGCAATACAAGTGTGGAAGACAAGGCGCGGAGAGGGAAAGAAGCTGCAATTGGTGGAGATGAATGCTTGAAGTGGCTGGACACGAAGAAGGCTGATTCGGTTTTGTATGTTTGTTTCGGGAGTGTAAGCAAATTTCCTAGTAATCAGTTGCATGAGATTGCAGTGGGACTGGAAGCCTGTGGACAACAATTCATATGGGTTGTGAGGAAAGGCAAAAATGATGAGGAATGGATGCCTGAAGGATTCGAGGAGAGAATAAAAGGGAAAGGCCTCATAATTCGAGGATGGGCGCCCCAAGTGCTGATTCTTGATCACAAAGCTATAGGTGGTTTTGTGACACATTGCGGATGGAACTCGACTCTTGAAGGAATAACTGCTGGAGTGCCAATGGTCACCTGGCCATCATTTGCCGAACAATTTTATAATGAGAAACTGGTTGTTGAGATTCTTCGGATTGGGGTTGCTGTTGGTGCCAAGGAATGGGTTGCTGGTACAGGCAGTGGCAATATAAAAAGGGAGGCATTTGAGAAGGCGGCGAGGAGTGTGATGGTGGGGAAAGATGCTGAGGAGAGAAGAGACAGAGCAAAAGCACTAAAAGAGATGGCAAGAAAGGCCATTGGAGAAGGCGGTTCATCGTGCTTAGATTTGGATGCTTTGATCAAGGAGCTGAGAATGCATCATTCCTCTTGTTAA